From Coffea arabica cultivar ET-39 chromosome 10e, Coffea Arabica ET-39 HiFi, whole genome shotgun sequence, one genomic window encodes:
- the LOC113712918 gene encoding dehydrin HIRD11-like — protein sequence MAGIIHKIEKTLGMGGHKDDHEKHKEGEKHHHGEEHKKEGHSGEHKEGVIDKIKDKIHGEGGEHHEHKDEKKKKKEKKKHEHEHGHEHGHSSSSDSDSD from the coding sequence ATGGCAGGAATCATTCACAAGATTGAGAAGACCTTGGGCATGGGAGGCCACAAGGATGATCATGAAAAGCATAAGGAGGGTGAGAAACACCACCATGGAGAGGAGCACAAGAAGGAAGGCCATAGTGGTGAACACAAGGAAGGAGTGATTGACAAGATCAAGGACAAGATCCATGGTGAGGGAGGAGAACACCATGAACATAAGgatgagaagaagaagaaaaaggagaagaagaagcatGAGCATGAGCATGGCCATGAACATGGTCATAGTAGCAGCAGTGATAGCGATAGTGATTGA